In one Candidatus Nomurabacteria bacterium genomic region, the following are encoded:
- a CDS encoding transcriptional repressor — protein sequence MNETLSRLSDILKKDGYSLTKPRRAVFQFLLGKEPVTMSDITKVLMPTVDRASVYRTVALFQELGIIQRHNVGWKYTIELSDTFSEHHHHITCIRCGKVTSINEKALERSVEDLARQYGYRATGHQIELQGYCAACA from the coding sequence ATGAATGAGACACTTTCTAGATTGAGCGACATATTAAAGAAAGATGGCTATAGCCTGACGAAACCGCGACGAGCGGTCTTTCAATTCTTATTAGGTAAAGAGCCCGTTACGATGAGTGACATTACTAAGGTACTGATGCCGACGGTTGATCGTGCTAGTGTGTATCGAACTGTCGCATTGTTTCAAGAGCTGGGTATTATACAGCGTCATAACGTAGGTTGGAAATATACGATTGAGCTAAGTGATACCTTTTCTGAACATCATCACCACATAACATGCATTCGTTGTGGAAAGGTGACGTCAATTAACGAAAAGGCATTGGAACGATCAGTAGAAGATCTGGCTCGTCAGTATGGCTACCGGGCAACGGGGCACCAAATCGAGCTTCAGGGTTACTGTGCGGCGTGCGCATGA
- a CDS encoding MMPL family transporter has product MPKHKKFPRWAYTLLSAIIVVGWVAFAGISGPYFGKISDVSSTDLSTFLPNSAEATKVNDQLTKFSDKKAIPVIVVYTHDDKKLTSDDLSRISSVDESLAQVKGVTGTVSQPIQSDDKKAAFVSVPLASDADFNSAFPAIKQKLADSNLKFSYVLTGPASLAHDLQTAFSGIDSTLLLVALGVVFFILLIVYRSPFLPIIVLFTAMSALSVAVFSVYHLADAGVVQLNGQVQGILFILVIGAATDYSLLYISRYREELTLHRKTWDAMWAALKSAYEPIIAAGGTVTAGLLCLLLSDLKSNQALGPVGSIGVAFSVVATLTLLPALLLLAGRTAFWPRRPKFVEKQGRDGYLRNHPAWARVGALVRRHPRRVWAACIVVLLVAVAGVPQLKADGVSQSDIVLGKSEARDGQAILDAHFPSGSGSPAYVVASQDKLDSVVKVLDADKGVASVYAVANGVESGSMPLGGAADTVLNKVKEQVKLQRYDQISAMHKQFAVQMAGVPQAQMDAAYIAAAAKLPSVDTIAKQAYPFKNATVKTVDGEVLLQVTLSDPGASLAARDSIVRLRDSVKKVDAGAIIGGTSASQYDTNQAALRDIRVVMPAILIAITLILMLLLRAIVAPLLLLLTTVLSFGATMGIAALVFNNLWKFPGADPAVIIFGFVFLVALGIDYNIFLMTRVREETIKHGVTEGTIKGLVVTGGVITSAGIVLAATFASLSVIPILFLAEIAFIVTFGVLLDTIIVRSLLVPALTLEIGRLMWWPSKLWRKSK; this is encoded by the coding sequence ATGCCAAAACACAAAAAATTTCCACGATGGGCGTATACTTTGCTCTCCGCAATTATCGTTGTTGGTTGGGTAGCATTTGCTGGCATCAGTGGGCCTTATTTTGGAAAAATTAGCGATGTTTCCAGTACTGACCTGTCGACGTTTCTACCGAATAGTGCCGAAGCAACAAAGGTCAACGATCAACTAACAAAATTTAGCGATAAAAAAGCAATTCCAGTTATCGTCGTTTATACACACGACGACAAAAAGCTGACTAGTGATGATTTGTCACGAATCTCCAGCGTTGATGAAAGCCTAGCCCAAGTAAAGGGAGTTACTGGCACAGTCTCTCAACCCATACAGTCAGACGACAAAAAAGCAGCCTTTGTCAGCGTGCCGCTTGCGAGCGACGCTGATTTCAACAGCGCCTTTCCGGCAATCAAACAAAAACTTGCAGATTCAAATCTGAAATTTTCATATGTACTTACAGGTCCGGCATCGCTTGCCCATGATTTACAGACAGCTTTTTCAGGTATCGACAGTACGCTACTGCTCGTTGCGCTTGGCGTCGTGTTCTTCATTTTGTTGATTGTGTATCGATCGCCATTTTTGCCAATCATCGTTTTATTTACTGCAATGTCGGCTCTTTCGGTAGCCGTATTTTCGGTGTATCATTTGGCCGACGCAGGCGTTGTGCAGCTAAACGGGCAGGTACAGGGTATACTATTCATCCTTGTCATTGGAGCAGCGACCGACTACTCGCTACTGTACATTTCACGGTATCGCGAAGAGCTTACCTTGCATCGTAAGACATGGGACGCCATGTGGGCAGCATTGAAATCCGCTTACGAACCGATTATTGCAGCCGGCGGTACGGTGACTGCCGGACTGCTTTGCTTGCTGCTGTCTGATTTAAAGTCAAACCAGGCGCTTGGACCGGTCGGCAGCATTGGCGTCGCGTTTTCTGTAGTGGCAACTCTGACGCTACTGCCGGCCTTGTTGTTGCTAGCGGGTAGGACTGCTTTTTGGCCACGACGCCCGAAATTCGTTGAGAAACAAGGCCGCGATGGCTACCTTCGGAATCATCCGGCATGGGCGCGGGTTGGTGCACTGGTGAGGCGTCATCCACGCAGGGTGTGGGCGGCGTGTATAGTTGTCTTGCTTGTAGCTGTTGCGGGTGTTCCACAGCTAAAGGCTGATGGTGTCTCGCAGAGCGACATTGTTCTTGGTAAATCTGAAGCACGTGACGGGCAGGCGATTCTCGACGCGCATTTCCCGAGTGGATCAGGGTCACCAGCCTATGTGGTGGCAAGTCAGGACAAGCTCGATTCTGTCGTAAAGGTGCTTGATGCTGATAAGGGTGTCGCTTCCGTTTACGCGGTGGCAAATGGTGTTGAATCAGGCTCTATGCCTTTGGGTGGCGCTGCCGACACTGTGCTTAACAAGGTCAAGGAGCAGGTGAAACTTCAGCGTTATGATCAGATTTCGGCTATGCACAAACAGTTCGCCGTTCAGATGGCAGGAGTGCCGCAAGCCCAGATGGACGCTGCCTATATAGCTGCCGCTGCAAAACTACCGAGCGTTGATACGATTGCCAAGCAGGCGTATCCTTTTAAAAATGCTACTGTGAAAACCGTAGACGGTGAAGTACTTCTACAAGTTACATTATCTGACCCTGGAGCGTCACTCGCGGCTCGCGATTCGATTGTGCGACTACGCGACAGTGTCAAAAAGGTAGATGCTGGTGCCATCATAGGAGGTACGAGCGCATCACAGTATGATACAAATCAGGCTGCACTTCGTGACATACGGGTAGTTATGCCAGCAATATTGATTGCAATTACATTAATACTAATGCTGCTTTTGCGCGCAATTGTCGCTCCACTTTTGCTCCTTCTGACAACCGTTTTGTCGTTTGGCGCGACTATGGGTATTGCTGCACTTGTCTTTAATAATTTGTGGAAATTCCCAGGAGCCGACCCGGCCGTGATTATCTTTGGCTTCGTGTTCTTGGTAGCGCTCGGCATTGATTACAATATATTCCTGATGACACGTGTCCGTGAAGAGACGATAAAGCACGGCGTGACAGAGGGAACTATAAAGGGGCTAGTTGTGACGGGCGGTGTGATTACTAGCGCCGGTATCGTCTTGGCTGCGACATTCGCATCGCTGAGTGTAATCCCCATTTTGTTCCTAGCTGAAATCGCATTTATCGTCACCTTTGGTGTGCTACTCGATACCATCATCGTGAGGTCATTGCTCGTACCTGCGTTGACACTCGAAATCGGTCGGCTTATGTGGTGGCCGTCTAAGTTGTGGCGAAAAAGCAAGTAA
- a CDS encoding SDR family oxidoreductase, whose protein sequence is MKVYDKVFLVTGAGGGIGGELVSALLARGAKVAAVDLREEGLQKLREKNSDAGSSLTTHAIDITDRNAVSELPEEVIKAQGQVDGIVNCAGIIQPFVKVNDLEYDAIERVMNVNFFGTLYMTKAFLPHLLKRPEAHVINVSSMGGFLPVPGQSVYGASKAAVKLLTEGLYAELLDTNVHVTVVYPGATDTKITQNSGVKMPDVKVSDVKKQAAMMLPADKAAGIIVSGIEKNKPQIFTGKDSNMMNRLYRLNPVFATKFIAKQMQSLLGK, encoded by the coding sequence ATGAAAGTATACGACAAGGTATTCCTAGTAACTGGTGCTGGCGGCGGTATCGGTGGCGAGCTGGTTTCTGCTTTACTTGCACGAGGCGCCAAAGTTGCAGCGGTCGATTTGCGCGAAGAAGGCTTGCAAAAACTCCGCGAAAAAAACAGCGACGCTGGCAGTAGCCTGACTACACACGCAATCGATATCACTGATCGCAACGCCGTGTCTGAACTACCCGAGGAAGTCATTAAGGCACAGGGCCAGGTTGACGGCATCGTCAACTGCGCAGGCATCATACAACCGTTCGTCAAAGTAAATGATCTTGAATATGACGCCATCGAACGCGTCATGAACGTCAACTTTTTTGGCACACTTTACATGACAAAAGCTTTTCTTCCCCACTTACTCAAAAGACCCGAAGCACATGTCATCAACGTGTCGAGCATGGGGGGCTTTTTGCCCGTACCTGGCCAGAGTGTCTACGGCGCATCAAAGGCTGCGGTGAAACTACTTACCGAAGGTCTTTACGCCGAACTGCTAGACACAAATGTCCATGTTACCGTCGTGTACCCCGGCGCAACTGACACAAAAATCACGCAAAATTCCGGTGTTAAAATGCCCGACGTAAAGGTATCTGACGTGAAAAAACAAGCTGCCATGATGCTACCAGCCGACAAAGCAGCCGGCATCATCGTTAGTGGCATCGAAAAAAACAAACCACAAATCTTCACCGGCAAAGATTCCAATATGATGAACAGGCTCTATCGATTGAATCCAGTCTTCGCGACGAAATTCATCGCAAAGCAAATGCAGTCATTACTCGGCAAATAG
- a CDS encoding PAS domain-containing protein, translated as MIFYDHVDEMELFNDAMEASGMAWWLFEHPTGLIFFHPNKLKMLGYDAKDAEKFVHISKFVDLMHPDDIESTTGALGAYLEGKTDDYQADYRMKTKNGEYKRFYDRGKIVGKRPDGQIAVAGFAMDLTQSKLMPRPAQTTELSNKS; from the coding sequence ATGATTTTCTACGATCACGTAGATGAAATGGAGCTTTTCAACGATGCCATGGAAGCAAGTGGCATGGCATGGTGGCTGTTTGAACACCCGACTGGATTAATTTTCTTCCACCCCAACAAGCTTAAGATGCTTGGTTACGACGCCAAGGATGCTGAGAAATTCGTACACATAAGTAAGTTTGTCGATTTGATGCACCCAGATGACATCGAATCTACAACGGGCGCCCTCGGTGCTTATTTAGAAGGCAAGACTGACGATTATCAGGCTGATTATCGTATGAAGACCAAGAACGGTGAGTACAAGCGCTTTTACGACCGTGGCAAGATTGTCGGCAAGAGACCAGACGGTCAGATCGCAGTCGCTGGGTTCGCTATGGATCTGACGCAGTCGAAATTAATGCCACGCCCAGCGCAGACTACCGAGCTGTCGAATAAATCGTAG
- a CDS encoding ThiF family adenylyltransferase: MNYHGDSLEYWMKREVVEAPEWSEPECYDPNNVSDRRGMYSRVVMGGAKVQRKVAAIAEDLFEMKHPDQKNNQTARERFVEPISAEGDRYGKWYYFPWSNQLVQYPDREEHRLLLTFRNRELITADELRKIGSATTAHIGLSVGSHILEQTSHMALGDKVILADPDVMSVPNLNRINAGMPEVGMRKTDVAGIRLSELNPYVKQVHLFDGITSQNAEVVARHHPDLIFEEVDHMPTKILMRKLAYRVGAALIMATDTGDLTMIDVERYDLGDVKPFLGRLTTNEMMMIEEANPSPEQTVRLIIKLIGLENISMRLAQSLGQIGITLGGIAQLGTTASTGAAYAAVAGREILLKRGPTTGRYKVSPQEVLHL, encoded by the coding sequence GTGAATTATCATGGCGATTCACTAGAGTACTGGATGAAGCGTGAAGTAGTAGAGGCGCCGGAGTGGTCAGAACCTGAGTGTTATGATCCAAATAATGTGAGTGACAGGCGGGGTATGTACAGTCGTGTCGTCATGGGCGGCGCAAAAGTCCAGCGGAAGGTTGCTGCAATCGCCGAAGATCTCTTTGAGATGAAGCATCCTGACCAGAAAAACAATCAGACCGCACGCGAGCGCTTCGTCGAGCCGATTTCAGCCGAGGGCGATCGTTATGGTAAATGGTACTATTTTCCCTGGTCAAACCAGCTTGTGCAGTATCCCGACAGGGAGGAACATCGTTTACTTTTAACGTTTCGCAACCGAGAACTGATTACTGCGGATGAACTGCGTAAGATTGGTTCCGCGACAACGGCGCATATAGGATTAAGTGTCGGATCGCACATACTTGAACAGACGTCTCATATGGCGCTAGGGGATAAAGTTATTTTAGCCGATCCAGATGTTATGTCTGTGCCAAATCTGAACCGAATTAATGCCGGTATGCCAGAAGTGGGTATGCGCAAGACAGATGTTGCGGGTATTCGCTTGAGCGAGCTGAATCCATACGTTAAACAGGTACATCTTTTTGATGGCATAACGTCACAAAATGCTGAAGTAGTTGCCCGACATCACCCCGATTTGATATTTGAAGAAGTCGATCACATGCCAACGAAGATACTGATGCGTAAACTTGCGTATCGAGTGGGTGCTGCCTTGATTATGGCTACCGATACGGGTGACCTTACCATGATCGACGTGGAGCGGTATGATTTAGGTGATGTTAAGCCGTTTTTGGGTAGACTGACAACAAACGAGATGATGATGATCGAGGAAGCGAACCCGTCACCAGAGCAGACGGTGCGTCTGATTATAAAACTGATTGGTCTAGAGAATATATCTATGCGCCTTGCACAGTCATTGGGGCAGATCGGCATCACACTAGGAGGGATAGCGCAGTTGGGTACGACGGCGTCGACTGGCGCCGCCTATGCAGCCGTTGCTGGTCGTGAAATATTACTCAAGAGAGGACCTACAACTGGCCGCTACAAGGTGTCTCCGCAAGAAGTGCTGCATCTGTGA
- a CDS encoding patatin-like phospholipase family protein, translating into MEQSHDYNSELPSLVLGGGGPFGIAFEYGIYESLQGAGIDLADAQMLGTSAGSWVASFIATGRDYSDVADIPQIKVPNWQPGFLQGIAREVLGNDRASNVRTMAYRLPSREHPIPGPQKLRGIDLADMVAASSAVPGLFRPVRIGNESYVDGGVRSIVSADVAPKSHRVLAIAALGQHLKQPIGQHKLAVGPALEWQLRRELNSWKQRHGGEVAYIQPNEKIAGMVEGPGDLFNFDIAHRVYDMAREQGEEVVERWRDMGTLALWLTRQPI; encoded by the coding sequence ATGGAACAATCTCACGATTACAACTCGGAATTACCATCACTAGTACTTGGTGGTGGAGGTCCCTTTGGCATTGCATTTGAATACGGCATATATGAGTCGCTGCAGGGCGCGGGAATTGATTTGGCGGATGCACAAATGCTTGGTACATCAGCCGGTTCGTGGGTAGCAAGTTTCATCGCAACGGGTAGAGACTACTCTGACGTGGCTGACATACCGCAGATCAAAGTACCGAATTGGCAGCCGGGATTTTTGCAAGGTATTGCACGGGAAGTACTTGGCAACGACAGGGCGAGTAATGTTCGGACTATGGCATACAGACTTCCTTCAAGGGAGCATCCAATACCAGGGCCGCAAAAACTGAGGGGAATTGATCTGGCGGACATGGTTGCAGCTTCTTCGGCCGTGCCGGGCCTGTTTCGCCCTGTGCGAATCGGGAACGAGTCTTACGTAGACGGCGGTGTTCGCTCGATTGTCTCTGCCGACGTAGCACCGAAATCACATAGAGTATTAGCCATTGCCGCCCTAGGCCAGCATTTAAAGCAACCAATTGGTCAGCACAAATTGGCAGTTGGGCCAGCGTTGGAATGGCAACTGCGACGTGAACTGAACAGCTGGAAGCAACGACATGGAGGCGAGGTGGCATATATACAGCCCAACGAAAAGATTGCCGGCATGGTTGAAGGTCCCGGCGATTTGTTTAATTTCGACATTGCACATAGGGTATACGACATGGCGCGAGAGCAGGGCGAAGAGGTTGTTGAGAGGTGGCGCGACATGGGTACTCTGGCATTATGGCTGACACGCCAGCCCATATAA
- a CDS encoding DUF1905 domain-containing protein produces the protein MSLITFKAKLYKIGQWTLLRLPEDASTQLPSRGQVAVKGKINNHDFRAVLEPDGRWGHWLKVDVQLQKTAGLKVGDEATLEIEATKDWPEPVVPQDFATALSAAPQKVIDKWKDITPMARWEWIRWVNETKNPDTRVIRIEKSVSKLNGKHRRPCCFNLAACTDPDLSKSGRLIELA, from the coding sequence ATGTCATTGATTACATTTAAAGCAAAATTATACAAGATTGGTCAGTGGACACTTCTTCGGTTGCCTGAGGATGCTAGCACTCAGCTGCCATCGCGTGGGCAAGTTGCGGTGAAGGGGAAGATCAATAATCATGACTTTCGAGCGGTCCTAGAGCCAGACGGCAGATGGGGGCATTGGCTCAAGGTGGATGTGCAGTTGCAAAAAACTGCTGGACTGAAGGTGGGTGATGAAGCAACACTAGAGATTGAAGCGACGAAAGACTGGCCAGAACCCGTAGTGCCACAAGATTTCGCTACAGCTCTGAGCGCTGCTCCGCAAAAAGTCATAGACAAATGGAAAGACATTACGCCAATGGCTCGTTGGGAGTGGATACGTTGGGTGAATGAAACAAAAAATCCAGATACACGCGTGATACGTATTGAGAAGTCCGTATCAAAATTAAACGGCAAGCATCGACGACCTTGTTGTTTCAACCTTGCCGCATGTACTGATCCGGACTTGTCGAAAAGTGGCCGACTTATTGAGTTGGCGTAG
- a CDS encoding magnesium transporter CorA family protein yields the protein MLSYLRSTQYRPVIKQRDTLQPGCWIRSERPTDDEQSQLVELGIDQDLLADALDPHEVPRVELEDGWTYFLTRLPDTDDDFNDFTTPIVFALGPQYIVTVSRDSLGRLWQPFIDNVKAPTTQKTKLFMMMLEAVIRQYETRVASINRQMRATTSDVRSLGSKDIMTITEYERKLNDYLDALQPTNSALEKILGGRLLPLYEDDRDLVEDLSIEFEQLIARCKSLLRTITNVRDSYRAVMDTRLNETIRLLTVITLAFTVPMMISGIYGMNVSIPGEHEPYAFWIIIIVSIVLSGSLALYFLRKK from the coding sequence ATGCTTTCGTATCTTCGCTCAACACAGTACAGGCCGGTAATCAAGCAGCGAGACACGCTGCAGCCCGGTTGTTGGATCCGATCCGAGCGACCTACCGATGACGAACAGAGTCAACTAGTAGAGCTGGGCATTGATCAGGACTTATTGGCCGATGCGCTCGATCCGCACGAGGTTCCACGTGTTGAACTGGAGGATGGCTGGACGTACTTTCTAACGCGGCTGCCAGATACCGATGACGATTTTAACGATTTCACGACGCCGATCGTGTTTGCTTTAGGTCCGCAATATATTGTGACTGTCAGTCGTGATAGCTTAGGTCGCTTGTGGCAGCCGTTTATCGACAACGTCAAGGCTCCGACGACACAAAAAACGAAGTTATTCATGATGATGCTTGAGGCCGTTATCCGGCAATACGAAACGCGGGTTGCTTCAATCAACCGCCAGATGCGCGCGACTACCAGTGACGTTCGCTCGCTCGGTTCTAAAGACATCATGACGATTACCGAGTATGAACGAAAGCTTAATGATTACCTTGACGCGCTTCAACCAACAAATTCAGCGCTAGAGAAGATATTGGGCGGTCGTCTGCTACCACTTTACGAAGATGACCGCGACTTGGTCGAAGACTTGTCGATTGAATTTGAGCAGCTGATTGCTCGTTGCAAAAGTCTTTTGCGTACCATCACGAACGTTCGTGACTCATACCGTGCCGTTATGGACACGCGGCTAAACGAAACAATTCGTTTGCTTACTGTTATTACGCTGGCATTTACAGTTCCCATGATGATATCTGGTATATACGGCATGAACGTTTCCATACCGGGCGAGCATGAACCCTATGCTTTTTGGATAATCATCATCGTTAGCATTGTGCTGTCGGGCTCGCTTGCACTTTATTTCCTTCGCAAAAAATAA
- a CDS encoding DUF4868 domain-containing protein, whose protein sequence is MDQDILAPEQAEKDNYKETDVFAWANNMLQYKEDLKIDLFLISKSYIPFRIKLADSLRQQLEPLFIDGLLEYLFEGAEEGMTVRGFEEAEAEAGVLQRTQVYKVVHARETLRWIKTQEHEIETFNDDEHDFGRMKGMIARVSHPDMKHEVFVVKVLPRSNVMQGKAGWMVKSGKFVPFDAEAAVRIPADNQLLIIDQDMYVFSQARLKQMFSYDAKEAIIAEKKVKEVNANFRLSFPEGQNMQTLIEGKRSIIKKLQKLDTTAVKQEQLLEHAEDLGIEMMQDDTGAIIIMDDKDMGKFVNLLNDDYMESALTGQRYEIIQKKLLKIDEDDAEPVAP, encoded by the coding sequence ATGGACCAAGACATATTGGCGCCCGAACAGGCAGAGAAAGACAACTACAAAGAAACCGACGTGTTTGCCTGGGCAAACAACATGCTGCAATACAAAGAAGATCTCAAGATTGATCTGTTTTTGATTAGCAAAAGCTACATACCGTTTAGGATTAAATTAGCCGACAGTTTACGGCAGCAATTAGAGCCACTCTTTATCGACGGGTTGTTGGAATATTTGTTTGAAGGTGCCGAGGAGGGTATGACAGTGCGTGGGTTTGAAGAAGCTGAGGCTGAGGCTGGTGTATTGCAGCGCACGCAGGTATACAAAGTCGTGCACGCACGCGAAACGCTTCGCTGGATTAAGACGCAGGAACATGAGATCGAGACGTTCAACGACGACGAGCATGATTTCGGTCGCATGAAAGGCATGATCGCGCGGGTGAGCCACCCTGATATGAAACACGAAGTTTTCGTCGTAAAGGTGCTGCCACGCTCCAACGTCATGCAAGGCAAAGCAGGCTGGATGGTCAAGAGCGGCAAGTTTGTACCGTTCGACGCCGAAGCCGCCGTGCGCATACCAGCCGACAATCAGCTGCTTATTATCGACCAAGATATGTACGTGTTTAGTCAGGCGCGCCTGAAGCAGATGTTTAGCTACGACGCCAAGGAAGCAATCATTGCCGAGAAAAAGGTCAAAGAAGTCAACGCTAACTTCCGACTGAGCTTCCCAGAGGGTCAGAATATGCAGACGCTGATTGAGGGCAAGCGAAGTATCATCAAAAAGCTACAAAAACTTGATACGACGGCCGTTAAGCAGGAGCAACTACTAGAGCACGCCGAGGACTTGGGCATCGAAATGATGCAAGACGACACCGGCGCGATTATCATCATGGACGACAAAGATATGGGCAAGTTCGTCAATCTACTCAATGACGACTATATGGAATCAGCACTGACGGGTCAGCGCTACGAGATCATCCAGAAAAAACTTCTGAAGATTGATGAAGATGACGCTGAGCCGGTCGCGCCCTAA
- a CDS encoding F0F1 ATP synthase subunit epsilon has protein sequence MAAKDEFTLTVTNEKGVMYYGPCELVFLPSQRGETAVMRHHTPMIMKLTPGKVRMKTSSGTQDIATVTSGLAYVAEDVVSVLVDL, from the coding sequence ATGGCAGCAAAAGACGAATTCACCCTCACGGTAACGAACGAAAAAGGGGTTATGTATTACGGGCCATGTGAGCTGGTTTTTCTACCGTCGCAGCGTGGTGAAACTGCTGTCATGAGGCATCATACGCCTATGATTATGAAGTTGACTCCCGGGAAAGTTCGTATGAAAACGTCGTCTGGTACGCAGGACATCGCAACGGTTACATCAGGGTTGGCGTATGTCGCCGAAGACGTTGTTTCTGTGCTTGTTGATCTCTGA
- a CDS encoding ZIP family metal transporter — MTPILLSIATFLSTFAGGIVGIRHKKHIPKLLGFTAGIILGVIAFDILPELFNIIHEQNLDPTPAMIALTVGFLLFHISEKYLLIHHAHENEYGQHRHPSVGILSALALSGHSFLDGVGIGLGFQVSPTVGIAVAIAVIGHDFADGLNTVSLMLNHKNSIRRTLKFLLVDALAPVLGVASTFLFTLSDSGLVLYLGFFAGFLLYIGASDILPQAHEHKSSKVTLLLTVLGTLLMFVITRYA; from the coding sequence ATGACTCCAATACTTCTCAGTATCGCAACATTTCTTTCAACCTTTGCCGGTGGCATTGTCGGTATCCGACATAAAAAACACATCCCCAAGCTACTCGGCTTCACTGCCGGCATCATATTAGGCGTCATTGCCTTCGACATTTTGCCGGAGCTTTTTAACATTATCCATGAACAAAACCTCGACCCGACACCAGCCATGATTGCACTCACGGTCGGTTTTTTGCTATTTCATATCAGCGAAAAATACCTTCTCATACACCACGCGCATGAAAACGAGTATGGTCAGCACCGCCATCCATCAGTCGGCATCCTGTCAGCCTTGGCACTCAGTGGTCACAGCTTCCTTGACGGAGTCGGCATAGGCCTGGGCTTTCAGGTAAGTCCAACCGTTGGTATTGCCGTCGCGATTGCCGTCATTGGTCACGATTTTGCCGATGGGCTCAACACCGTCAGCCTCATGCTCAATCACAAGAATTCAATCCGACGAACATTAAAGTTTTTGCTCGTCGATGCACTCGCACCCGTCCTCGGTGTTGCATCGACATTTCTATTCACATTGTCAGACTCTGGATTAGTTCTCTATCTCGGCTTCTTTGCCGGCTTTCTACTCTACATCGGTGCGAGTGACATCTTGCCACAAGCACACGAGCATAAATCGTCAAAAGTGACTTTGCTACTAACAGTACTTGGCACCCTCCTCATGTTCGTTATCACGCGCTACGCGTAA